A stretch of DNA from Methylogaea oryzae:
CAGGCTTGCCTCCGGATCGGAGCGGCGACGGCCGTTACGGCGGCAGCACCAGGGAATAAACGATGCGCCCATCGGCGCGATGAAGGTTGGCGGTCAGCCGGCCCCGCTCGTCCACCGCGACGCTGCCGTAATTCAGCCACAGCTTGGCTTCATCCCAGGTTTTCACCGCGCCGCTGTCCTTGGGGCCATAAAAAAACAGCCGTTCCGCGCCGAATGCCGGGTCGAATTTGTCGTTGGGGAAAAGTCCGGCATTCAGCGGGCCGCTGACAATTTCGTGGATTTTGAAATCCGGATCGTCCGCATAAGGCGTGTAGCGAAACGCCGCGGCAAAATGCACGTCCGTGGTGAGCCAAAGGGAGTTGCCGATGGCGTTTTGATGCATGAAGCCGATGATGTCCGACAGCTCGTTGGAGAAGCCGGTGCTCTGATCGTAATGGGCCCAGCCGTCGCGGCCGTTGCCCTCCGGAAAGCCGGTCGGAATCGACAAAGGCACGCTGGTGACGATGATTTTCCAGACGGCATCGGAGGCTTTCAAAGAGGCCTTCAGCCAGGCCAATTGCTCGCGCCCCAGCAGCGATTTGGGCTGTTGCGGCGAATCCTGGGCCGCATTGGCGTCGCGGTATTGCCGGGTATCCAAGAAGAACAGCTCAACCTGTTTGCCCCAGCGGATATTGCGGTATAAGCGTTGCGGCGTATGGGGCAGCTCCGCGATGGGGTTGTAGTCCAAAAACGCCTTCAGCCCCAGCGGCATCAAATGCTTTCCGGGCGTATACGGTTCCTGCTGGCGGGTGTCTTGCAACGGGCCGAAGTCGTTCACCACCTCGTGGTCGTCCCACACGGCGTAATAGGGCAGCTTGGCTTGCAAGCGCCGGTACACCGGATCCTGCCGGGCATAACGCCAATGCGCCCAAAAATCCGCCATGTCCGCCGCCGGGCCGAAGTCGCCTTTGACCTGCGCGTTACCGAACAGCCCGACCGCTTCGCAAGTGTTGTCGGCGTAGATCATGTCGCCCAGGCCGACAAAAAAATCCAACGGCATGGCGTCGATGGCGCGCAAGGCGGGGAATCCTTCGGCTTGGTCGCGGCAAACGTTTTGTCCGGCCAAATCCCCGCCCCAAGCAAAGCGCAGGGGGCTAGGCTGCTGGGCGTCGGGAGCGGTACGGAACTCACCCTGGGAAGCCGGGCCGAAGTCGGCGGTGGCGGCGGCACGGAAGCTGACGCGGTAGTGGTACAGCCGGTTTGGCCGCAAACCGTGAAACAGCGTTTTGCCGCTGTAGTTGCTGCTTTCGTCCACCGGCACTTCGCGCCACTGCTTGCCCAATTGGAAACGCAGCGCTCCCGAACCGGCCCCGTGCGCCCATAGCACGGCACTGTCGGCAGACACGTCGCCGGCGGCGACGCCCAGGGGGATGCCGCCATCCGCTACGGCCGCGGCTCCCGCCAGCAGGGCCGGAATGCAAACGATAAACCGCCGTATGTGACTCCCTCTGGCCATGGCAAGCCGCTCCCGGATTGTTAGACGTTTAAACGAGCGCCGAGCCGGGGCGTTCGGTTGAAATGGTTGAACAGCGGATAGGGCGTAGACCCCGGCGGGGACATCATCCGATAGTCGATGCGCGATTTCAAAAGATCGTGGCGGTCGGCCGGCCGTTAGGCCCGCTCACGCCCGGCGGTTGCGCCGACGCTGAGCTCTGTTGCTGTCGTCGCATAGAAAAGTCTTAGCCGAGCCGGCCGGGTAAGTTTGGGATGACTTTCCTGTAATCCTGGGCCTGCATACATCGAGTCGGGCCTGCGGTACTGTTCTTCGCGCGAGCTAGCTTGCGCGCCAATCGGAGATGATTCAGGGAACTGGGGTAAGGATGCCGTTCATGGGCGCTTTCCAACGAGTTTCCGGCGTGAACGATTGCACGGGATCGGATCGACAGCCGCCGACCCCGACCATGAAAAGCAGCCAACCCAAGAGAAACCGCCATGGTAAAACGACCCAATATCCTCATCATCATGACCGACGAAGAGCGTTTTCCGCCCGCTTACGAAACCGAAACGGAAAAAAGTTATAGGCAGCAGCACATGCCGAACCGGGCCAGGCTGTTGCAGGAAGGCGTTTCCTTCCAGCGCCACTACGCCGCTGCGACCGCTTGCGAACCCAGCCGCGCGTCCTTGTTCACCGGCCAATATCCCTCGCTGCACGGCGTGTCGCAGACCAGCGGCCTGGCCAAGAATTCCCAGGATCCGGGCCTGTTTTGGTTGCCGCCCAATACCGTGCCCACTATGGGCAACTATTTCCGCACCGGCGGCTATCGAACCCTCTACCACGGCAAATGGCACATCTCCGACCAGGACTTGACGATACCGGGCACCCATACCGCCTTGCTCAGCAATGCCGCCGACGGCACGCCCTATCCGGACCGGGTCAGGGCTTACCAGGCCGCCAATCGCCTGGGCCAATACGGTTTCGACGGCTGGATCGGTCCCGAGCCCCACGGCGCGCTGGCCAACAATGCCGGCATCATCCGCGACCCGGGCTTCGCCCAGCAGGCGGTGGACTCGCTGCAACAGCTCAACCAACAGGCGCTGACGGGCGAGGACTTGCCGCCCTGGCTGATGGTTTGCTCCTTCGTCAATCCCCACGACATCGTTTTCTCGGGGCAGGGCTGGACGCTGCTGGGCTTGCCCAGCGTCCCCTACGGCGACTTGCCGAAGTTTCCCGCACCGCCCACCGCCGACGAAGACCTGACCTGCAAGCCGCGTTGCCAGAAAGATTACGTCATCAACTACGGCAACTTTTATTACCCGCAGCCCACGCGGGAACGCTACCGGCAGCTTTATTTCTACCTGCAAAGCGTCACGGACGCGCTGATAGGCCAGGTGGTCGACACCTTGGACAGCTGCCCGGCGCTGAGCCAAAACACCGTCGTCATTTTCACATCGGACCATGGCGATGCTTTGGGCTCGCACGGCGGCATGCACCAGAAGTGGTACAACGTGTACGAAGAGACCATCCACGTGCCTCTCGTCATTCGCCAACCGGGCAAGGCGGGCAAGGTCGTCGATACGCCGACCAGCCATGTGGATTTGCTGCCCACGGTGCTGGAACTCGCCGGCATCGACGCGGAAGCGGCGCGCCAGGCGCTTGCGCGGGACTACACCGAAGCGCGGACCCTGGTGGGAGAAAGCCTGGTGCCGCTGCTGGACAACCAACCGGAGCCTGCGCGCAGCATTTACTTCATGACCGACGACGAAGTGGACCAGGGCTTGAACGAAGTCAGCGTCAACAAAGTGGTGCAGACGCTGGCCTCGCGCCAGATGATGCAGTCCGGCGACGATCTGGTGAGCACGCTGGGCAAGGCGTGGAACCAAACCGTGGTGCAGCAGGCGTACACGCCCACCATCGAGCCCCATCACATCGAAACCGTCGTCACCCGCATCGACGGCGTGCTGTACAAATACAGCCGCTACTTCGAAAACCCGCGATTCGTCGGCACCGCCCCTGGCAATCCCGACGGTACGGTTTCCGAGTACCGCGTGCCCGACGAGTGGGAACTGTACGACCTGGACGCCGACCCCTACGAGGCGAACAACCTGCTCGCGCCGTGCTGCGCCAATCCACCTTCCCAGCAGCTCGTCCATACCCTCCGGGCGACGCTGATATCCGAGCGGGAAACTAAGCGCCTGCTGCCGCAAACGCTGAACCAGCAATAAGGGAAATCACGGTGGCGGGTGCGATTGCCGGCCTGCGGCCGCACCCCGGCGCCAAGCGATGCGGCATGACCGGCGCGTGGCAAGGGCGCGGGGGCTCCCTTGCCGCCACCCAGCCTATCGGCTGAGGCATCCCCTGCCTCTGTGGACGAAGCCGCGCTTGCCTCGCCGGCGACGTGGTATTGGCGGCGCGGTTGGGGGCTTTGGAATAGCGCGGATTATATTGCTTTGTGAGTGCTGGCCCAGCGCTACAATTTTCCTGTCCTGATCCAAATATCGCTTATTCCATCACCCGTAACGACAAGGGGCATCGCCATGGCAAACGCAACACTACCGCCGCAAAAACAACTGACTTGCATGCTCGGCCATCCGGTTGCGGAGAACCCTATTGATCGGATGTTCGATGCGGTTTTCGCCCGCTATGGCCTGCATTGGCAGTTCTGGAAATGCGACGTCGACTCGGCAGACAAAATCGCCGCCGCGATAGCCGGCGTCCGGGCATTGGGCTTTTCCGGCGCCTGCATCACCGTACCGTATAAGGTGGTGTCTATCCCGCACCTTGACGAGGTGGACGACGACGTTCGGGCCATCGGTGCGGCCAACTATATGACCGTCGAGGACGGCCGTCTGGTCGGGCACAACAACGACGGCAAGGGCGTGGTCAAAGCCATCAAGAAGGTAACGCCGATCCAAGGCAAGCGGGTGGTTATGCTCGGTGCCGGCGGTGCCGGCCGGGCGATGGCGGTGGAACTGGCTTGGGCCGGCGCGTCGCAGCTGACCCTCGTCACCCGGCGCGAGGAGCAAGGCGTCGAAGTGGCGCAAACGGTGACCAAGGCATCGGGCGTTCCCGCCGAATGGCTGCCATGGCGCGGCGAAGTCGTCGTCCCGCCGGGCACCGACATCCTGATGAACGCCACCCACCTGGGCTGTGCGCCGGCGCTGGAGCCGGTGCCGGTCGCCTGGGACAGCGTCCCGGCGGCCACTACCGTCGTCGATGTTATTACCAACCCGCGCATCACGCCGTTTTTACAGGCGGCGCGTTCCAAAGGCTGCCCGATTGTCGACGGGGTCGAAATGTTGGTTCAGCTGGCTATGCAGATTTTCCAAGCGTGGACCGGCATCGAACCCGATGAAACCGTCTTCCAGCGGGCCGTTGCCCAGGCGCTGGGAGAATAGACCGGCGCTTCGGGACTCACTGAGCGGGAAGCTCGTGGGCTGGGTGGGGCCGCAAGCCGCCGGGGGTTCGTCGTTTCTACCCAGCCCACCCGCTTTTGCCGAAGCCGAATCTCTCTTATCCTGGCGCCCCTCGCGCACATTCCATAAACCAACGTAGATTTTGACTCGATGAACCATTCGATTGTTTACGCCCTCGACTTCGACGGCGTCATTTGCGACAGCGCCCTGGAAACCGGAATCTCCGGCTGGAAAGCCGCCTGCCGTTTGTGGGGCGACATGCCCAGGGACGCTCCGGCGGATAAGGTCGAGGCTTTCCGCCAAGTCAGGCCGGTCATCGAGACGGGCTACGAAGCGATCCTCGCCATGCGCATGCTGCACCTGGGCGCTTCCGTGGAAACCCTGTTTGGCAGCTACGCGACCGAATTCCAGCGGCTGATGCGGGAGGCGGGGGTGGACAGCGGCGAGTTGAAGGCCTTGTTCGGCGCTACCCGCGACGAATGGATCGCCGCGAACCCGGCCGAGTGGATACGGGAAAATTCGCTCTATCCGGGCATGGCGGAAAAGTTGGCCAAGCTCGGCCAGACCAACACCTGGTACGTCGTCACCACCAAGCAGGAACGCTTTGTGAAGATGATCCTGTCCGGCAATCGGGTCGAGTTGCCGGACGAGCGGATCTTCGGCCTGGACCGCAACATGAGCAAGGCGGAGGTGCTGAAGCTGTTGCTGGAGCGCCACCCCGGACAGCCGATCCGTTTTGTCGAGGATCGGCTGCTGACCCTTGTCAAAGTCAGCCAGGAACCGGCGCTTGCCGCCGTGGAGCTGTTGTTCGGCATGTGGGGCTATAACACGGAGGAAGACCAGCGCCTGGCGCAAACCCATGAATTCAAACGGCTGCAGCTCGACGAGTTCTTGTCTGATCTTTCCTAGCTCCGTGGGGCTGTCGGGTGCGGTGAGCCCGCGAAACCGGTCGTTCGCGCTCGATGCGGTTCGCTGCCGCTCACCACATAACTACACGGACTAAGACTTGAAATAATTAGTCATGGGCCAGCCGGAAGCCGATGCCGTTGTCCCGCGTCTCGGGGTCCTCCCTGCCGCGTAGCGCCGCTCGCACCAGATCCGGCTCGTTGCCCCAGGAGCCGCCGCGGTACACCCGGTAGCCCGCTTGACCGCCGCAGGTGGTTTCCGTGCCGTCGTAGCGTGCCGTGTAGGCCGAGCAGGTCCATTCCCACACGTTGCCGAGCATGTCGTACAGGCCGAAGGCATTGGGGCGGTAGCTGCCGACGGCGGCGGTGTGGATGTAGCCGTCGTCGCAGTGGAACGGGTCGTCCACGTGCCAGTCGGTCTGCCGCTCGGTGCTGTGGTCCGCCACGTTGGCATAGCGGCACGCCCGGCTTTCGCTGTTGCCCCAATAGCGGGCGCCGGCGGTGCCGGCCTTGGCGGCGTATTCCCATTCCGCTTCGGTCGGTAGGCGGTAATGCCGGCCGGTCTTGCCGTTCAGCCAGCGGATATAGGCATTGGCGTCTTCCCAGCTGACGCACACCGCCGGATGGTTGCCGCTCTGGGGCAGAGCCGGGTTTTGCCAGTCGCGGCCGGCGCGTTCCTCCACCGTGGCGGGCGAGCCTTCGTAGGTCCAGCAGGAGGAGCCGGCTCGATAGCCGCTGTCGGCCACGAATGCCGCGAATTCGGCCACGGTCACCTCAAAGCGGCCCAGGTAGAAAGCCTGGAGTTGCACCGTGTGCAGCGGCCGTTCGTCGTCGGCGCTGTCGGCTTCGTCGCTGGCGGCGCCCATCTGAAAACTGCCGGCGGGGAGGCGCACCATTTCCGGCGGCCTCGGCCGCTTGGCGCCGCTCTTGGCCGGCGCTTCGTCGCCCGAACAGCCCGCCAGCGCAAGCGATGCCAGCAACATCAGCGACCAGCGGGTTCTATGGTTCAGGGGCACGGGCAATGTCCTAAGGTCGGCGCTTGGTCTTCTTCGCCTTGGCAAGGCAGCCGGCGACCGTCGCCTGTATTCGCTGCGAGGCGGCGGTGTGGAAGGGGAAGGCCGCTTCGATTTTGCGCAGGCGATCGGCGTAGCCTTGCTGGACCCAGCTCAGGGTCGATTCGCCCTGGGCCATGGCGGCGGCCACATCGGCCAAGTCCCGGCGGATGGCGGAGTACTGGTTGGTGGAGAAGACGAAGGCGCCCTGGACTTCGGCGCTGTACCAGCCGCCGATGTCGGTGCGCAGCTCGTGCTTGCCTTGCGCGCCCGTGACGCTCAGCACGGTGAGCTTGGTTTTGCCGGCCGTGGGGGCGGGGCCTTCGAACGCGTCGTAATCGAATTGCTGCGGCTCGGGATAGGCTCCCGACACGACCAATTGCAGGTTCAGGTTGTTGTGCTCGGGTTGGCAAGTGAGCAGCAACTGGGCTTGCCTTTCCCCGTCCGGCGTTTTGGCGCGACCGTCGAAGGCCAAGGTGTCCGCCGTGCCCGCATGAATCTGCCCGGCGCAGAACAGGGCAAGTCCGGCGATCAGGCAGGCGAGAGGAGGATGTCTTTGGGGCATGGGGCTGTCCTTGGTCCTATGAAAGGGCGCGAGCGGGTCGGCGTGGTCCCTGGTGAAGCGGGGCGGACATTGCCGCCTCGCTTCGCTTTCCCCAGCAATGAGGCAGCTATTTGCTTCTGGCCTTGGCGAAAGCGTCCGCCAAGCTGGAGCGGGGCACCGGGGCGGGGTTGTTGCGCGGCTTCGCGCGCGGATCGTTGGCTTTCTTATCCGCCGGACGGCTTTCCGTAACCTGGGCGTCGCTCTTCATGCTGAGCGAAATGCGTTTGCGCGGCGCGTCCACTTCCAGCACTTTCACTTTCACTACCTGTCCGGCCTTGACCACTTCGTGGGGATCTTTGACGAACTTGTCGGCCAGTTGCGAGACGTGCACCAGGCCGTCCTGATGGACGCCGATGTCGACGAAAGCGCCGAAATTGGCGACGTTGGTCACCACGCCTTCCAGCCACATGCCGGGCTTGAGGTCCGAAATTTCCTGCACGTCTTCCTTGAAGGTGGCGGTCTTGAACTCGGGGCGCGGGTCGCGGCCGGGCTTTTCCAGTTCCTTCAGGATGTCGGTGACGGTGGGCAGGCCGAAGCGCTCGTCCACGTAGTTTTCCGCGTTGACGCTTTTGAGCAAGGCGGCGTTGCCGATGATCTCCCGCACGTCCTTGCCGGTGGCGGCGATGATTTTGTGGACGACCGGATAGGCTTCCGGGTGCACGGCGGAGGCGTCCAGCGGGTTGGCGCCGTTGGTGATGCGAAGGAAGCCGGCGGCTTGTTCGAAGGTTTTGGGCCCCAGGCGCGGCACTTTCAGCAGGTCGTCGCGGCTGTTGAAGGCGCCGTTGGCGTCGCGGGCTTCGACGATGTTCTGGGCGATGGTCTGCGACAGGCCGGACACGTAGCGCAGCAGCGACACGGAGGCGGTATTCACGTCCACGCCCACGGCGTTCACGCAGTCTTCCACCACGGCGTCGAGGCTACGGGCCAGATGGCCCTGGTTGACGTCGTGCTGGTACTGGCCGACGCCGATGGCCTTGGGTTCGATCTTAACCAGTTCCGCCAGGGGGTCTTGCAAACGGCGGGCGATGGAGACGGCGCCGCGCAGGGACACGTCCAGGTCGGGGAATTCCTTGGCGGCCAGCTCCGAGGCCGAGTACACCGAGGCGCCGGCTTCCGAGACGACGATCTTGGTCAGCCCCAATTCGGGATGGCGTTTCATCAGGTCGGCGGCCAACTGGTCGGTTTCGCGGCTGGCGGTGCCGTTGCCGATGCTGACGAGCTTGACGCCGTGCTTGGCGGACAAAGCGGCCAGGACGGCGATGGATTGGTCCCACTGGTTCTTCGGCTGGTGCGGGTAGATGGTGGCGGTGTCCAGTACCTTGCCGGTGGCGTCCACCACCGCCACTTTCACGCCGGTGCGCAGGCCGGGGTCCAGGCCCATGGTGGCCTTGGCGCCGGCCGGGGCGGCCAGCAGCAAATCCTTCAGGTTGCGGGCGAAGACGCGGATGGCTTCCTCTTCCGCCGCATCGCGCAAACGCTGCATCAGGTCCAGCTCGATGCGGGTGAACAGCTTGATGCGCCAGGCGAAACGCACGGCTTCCGCCAGCCAGGCGTCGGCGGGGCGGCCCAGGTTCTGCACCTCGAAGCGGTGGGCGACCAGGCCTTCGCAAGCCTGGTGGGCCAGGTCCGGTTCCTTGCCCGGCTGCACGTCCACCCGCAGCACGTCTTCGCCCCTGCCGCGCAGCAGGGCCAGGGCGCGGTGGGAGGGAATTTTCGACAGCGGTTCGTCGTATTCGAAATAGTCGCGGAACTTGGCGCCTTCCTGCTCCTTGCCGGGCACCACGCGGGAGATGACGATGGCCTCATTCCACAGCTTTTCGCGCAACCGGCCGGTGAGTTCCGCGTCCTCGGCGAAGCGCTCCATGAGGATTTGCTTGGCGCCTTCCAGGGCGGCGTCGGCATCGGCCACGCCTTTCTCCTCGTCGATGAACTTGGCGGCTTCCGCGCGCGGGTCCAGGGTCGGATCGGCCAATAAGCTGTCGGCCAACGGTTCCAGGCCGGCTTCGCGGGCGATCTGCGCCTTGGTGCGGCGCTTGGGTTTATAGGGCAGGTAGAGGTCTTCGAGTACGGTTTTTGTCTCGGCTTCCAGAATGGCCTGCTCCAGCTCCGGCGTCAGCTTGCCCTGTTCGCGGATGCTTTCCAGGATCACCTCGCGGCGGGCGTTCAGCTCGCGCAGGTAGTGCAGCCGCTCTTCCAGGTTGCGCAACTGGGTGTCGTCCAGGCCCTCGGTGGCTTCTTTGCGGTAGCGGGCGATGAAGGGCACGGTGGCGCCCTCGTCCAGCAGCTTCACGGCGGCTTCCACTTGGCGGGCGGCCACGGCCAATTCTTGCGCGATGCGCGCGATGACGTTCATGGGGTTGGGATTCCGTTATTGTGGGGTTGTATCGGGACAGCGGTGGGTGACGGCGCGCGGCGAAGCCGTTGCGGCTTTCGCTCGATGAGCGCGGTGCGCGCCTAACCCACCCTACGAATTAAGGGGCGAGATTCTTGATGGCTTCCAGCACTTCGGCCCAGTGGCCGGCCACTTTCACCTTGCGCCATTGGTTGGCAAGTTTGCCGTCGCGGCCGATGAGGAAGGTGCTGCGTTCGATGCCCATGACCTGTTTGCCGTACATGTTCTTCAGCTTGATGACGTCGAACAGCCGGCACAGGGTTTCGTCCGGGTCGGACAGCAGGTCGAAGGGGAATTCCTGCTTGCACTTGAAATTTTCGTGGGACTTGAGGCTGTCCCGCGATACGCCCAGGATCACTGCGTCGTGGGCCTGGAACTGGGCGAAGTTGTCGCGGAAGGCTTGGCCTTCCTGGGTGCAGCCGGGGGTGCTGTCCTTGGGGTAGAAGTACAGCACCACGGGCTTGCCGCGCAACTCGGCCAGCGCGATGGTTTTGCCGCCGGTGGCGGGGGAGGTGAAGTCGGGTACCGCTTGTCCTATGGTGATTTCGCTCATATGTCGTTCAGCGCTTGATGGGCTCCATGATGGCGTCCAGGTTGGCGTGGTCGCAGAAGTCCAGGAATTCGTCCCGCAGGGAAATCACGCGCACGGCGGCCGGTACCTTGACGATCAAATGGGCGGTGAATAGCGGCGAGTCGCTGTAAGGCGCGTCGTAGCGGCTGGCCGCCACGTCGTGGATGCGGATGCCGCGCAAGGAGAAAAAGGACACCACCTCGTTGAGCACGCCCGGCTGGTCGGCGGCGTATACGTCCACGGAATAGGGGATGAGGTCGGGCTGCTCCTGCGGGGTTTCTTCGACCCGATGGGTGCGCAGCTTCCAGTTGAAGCGGCTGGCCAAGGCTTCCAGGGAGGTTTCCAGTCGAGCCACGTGGTTCCAGTTGCCTTCCACCATGAAACAGGCGGCCAGGTCGCCCGCCATGTCGGTCATGCGGGCCTCCTCGACGGAGCAACGGCTCTCCTTAACGGCGCGGCTCAGTTCCTCGATCATGTCGGTGGGGTTGGCCCCCACGGCGGTGACGATTAGCTGCATGGCAACGGCAGTCTCCAGGACCAAAAAAAGCAAGGCTGAAAGTGTATCACGGGATTTTTCCTATTGCCCGCCGAGGGCGGTGGCGTCGTCTTGTCAGGCCGCCGTCCGGCGGGGTAACATGGCACGTTTCCTTAGGATTTTTGGACAAGGCATGATTCGAGGTAGCATCGTAGCGTTGGTGACGCCGATGGAGGCTGACGGCTCTTTGGATGTGACGAGTCTGCGCCGGTTGGTGGACTTCCACGTGGAGCAAGGCACCGACGCCATCGTCGCGGTGGGCACTACGGGCGAATCCGCTACGCTGGACGAGGAAGAGCACTGCAACGTCATCCGCTGGGTGGTGGAACAGTCCGCCGGCCGCGTTCCGGTGATCGCCGGCACCGGCGCCAATTCCACTACCGAAGCCATCAGCCTGACCCGCGCCGCCAAGCAAGCCGGCGCCGACGCCTGCCTGCTGGTGACGCCTTATTACAACAAGCCCACCCAGGAAGGCCTGTACCGCCATTACAAGGCGGTGGCCGAGGCGGTGGACATCCCGCAGATTCTCTACAACGTGCCCGGCCGCACCGGCTGCGACATGCTGCCGGAAACCGTCGGCCGGCTGTGCGGCGTGCCCAACATCGTCGGCGTGAAAGAAGCCACCGGCAAGCTGGAGCGGGTCAAGCAAATCCGCGACTTGTGCGGTGCGGACTTCGCCCTGTATTCCGGCGACGACGCCACCACCCGCGAGTTTTGCCTGCTGGGCGGCGACGGCACCATCACCGTCACCGGCAACGTGGCGCCGCGCTTGATGCATGACATGGTGGCGGCGGCCCTGGCCGGCGACGCGGCTTTGGCCCAAGCGCTGGACGCCAAGCTGGAGGCGTTGCACCGCGACTTGTTTATCGAATCCAATCCTATCCCGGTGA
This window harbors:
- a CDS encoding alkaline phosphatase D family protein, with the protein product MARGSHIRRFIVCIPALLAGAAAVADGGIPLGVAAGDVSADSAVLWAHGAGSGALRFQLGKQWREVPVDESSNYSGKTLFHGLRPNRLYHYRVSFRAAATADFGPASQGEFRTAPDAQQPSPLRFAWGGDLAGQNVCRDQAEGFPALRAIDAMPLDFFVGLGDMIYADNTCEAVGLFGNAQVKGDFGPAADMADFWAHWRYARQDPVYRRLQAKLPYYAVWDDHEVVNDFGPLQDTRQQEPYTPGKHLMPLGLKAFLDYNPIAELPHTPQRLYRNIRWGKQVELFFLDTRQYRDANAAQDSPQQPKSLLGREQLAWLKASLKASDAVWKIIVTSVPLSIPTGFPEGNGRDGWAHYDQSTGFSNELSDIIGFMHQNAIGNSLWLTTDVHFAAAFRYTPYADDPDFKIHEIVSGPLNAGLFPNDKFDPAFGAERLFFYGPKDSGAVKTWDEAKLWLNYGSVAVDERGRLTANLHRADGRIVYSLVLPP
- a CDS encoding HAD family hydrolase; amino-acid sequence: MNHSIVYALDFDGVICDSALETGISGWKAACRLWGDMPRDAPADKVEAFRQVRPVIETGYEAILAMRMLHLGASVETLFGSYATEFQRLMREAGVDSGELKALFGATRDEWIAANPAEWIRENSLYPGMAEKLAKLGQTNTWYVVTTKQERFVKMILSGNRVELPDERIFGLDRNMSKAEVLKLLLERHPGQPIRFVEDRLLTLVKVSQEPALAAVELLFGMWGYNTEEDQRLAQTHEFKRLQLDEFLSDLS
- a CDS encoding glycine cleavage system protein R, with translation MLFLVLETAVAMQLIVTAVGANPTDMIEELSRAVKESRCSVEEARMTDMAGDLAACFMVEGNWNHVARLETSLEALASRFNWKLRTHRVEETPQEQPDLIPYSVDVYAADQPGVLNEVVSFFSLRGIRIHDVAASRYDAPYSDSPLFTAHLIVKVPAAVRVISLRDEFLDFCDHANLDAIMEPIKR
- a CDS encoding peroxiredoxin, coding for MSEITIGQAVPDFTSPATGGKTIALAELRGKPVVLYFYPKDSTPGCTQEGQAFRDNFAQFQAHDAVILGVSRDSLKSHENFKCKQEFPFDLLSDPDETLCRLFDVIKLKNMYGKQVMGIERSTFLIGRDGKLANQWRKVKVAGHWAEVLEAIKNLAP
- a CDS encoding sulfatase-like hydrolase/transferase encodes the protein MVKRPNILIIMTDEERFPPAYETETEKSYRQQHMPNRARLLQEGVSFQRHYAAATACEPSRASLFTGQYPSLHGVSQTSGLAKNSQDPGLFWLPPNTVPTMGNYFRTGGYRTLYHGKWHISDQDLTIPGTHTALLSNAADGTPYPDRVRAYQAANRLGQYGFDGWIGPEPHGALANNAGIIRDPGFAQQAVDSLQQLNQQALTGEDLPPWLMVCSFVNPHDIVFSGQGWTLLGLPSVPYGDLPKFPAPPTADEDLTCKPRCQKDYVINYGNFYYPQPTRERYRQLYFYLQSVTDALIGQVVDTLDSCPALSQNTVVIFTSDHGDALGSHGGMHQKWYNVYEETIHVPLVIRQPGKAGKVVDTPTSHVDLLPTVLELAGIDAEAARQALARDYTEARTLVGESLVPLLDNQPEPARSIYFMTDDEVDQGLNEVSVNKVVQTLASRQMMQSGDDLVSTLGKAWNQTVVQQAYTPTIEPHHIETVVTRIDGVLYKYSRYFENPRFVGTAPGNPDGTVSEYRVPDEWELYDLDADPYEANNLLAPCCANPPSQQLVHTLRATLISERETKRLLPQTLNQQ
- the dapA gene encoding 4-hydroxy-tetrahydrodipicolinate synthase, whose protein sequence is MIRGSIVALVTPMEADGSLDVTSLRRLVDFHVEQGTDAIVAVGTTGESATLDEEEHCNVIRWVVEQSAGRVPVIAGTGANSTTEAISLTRAAKQAGADACLLVTPYYNKPTQEGLYRHYKAVAEAVDIPQILYNVPGRTGCDMLPETVGRLCGVPNIVGVKEATGKLERVKQIRDLCGADFALYSGDDATTREFCLLGGDGTITVTGNVAPRLMHDMVAAALAGDAALAQALDAKLEALHRDLFIESNPIPVKWAVQQMGLMKAGIRLPLTWLSDPCHEAVRSAMRQAGVI
- a CDS encoding Tex family protein; its protein translation is MNVIARIAQELAVAARQVEAAVKLLDEGATVPFIARYRKEATEGLDDTQLRNLEERLHYLRELNARREVILESIREQGKLTPELEQAILEAETKTVLEDLYLPYKPKRRTKAQIAREAGLEPLADSLLADPTLDPRAEAAKFIDEEKGVADADAALEGAKQILMERFAEDAELTGRLREKLWNEAIVISRVVPGKEQEGAKFRDYFEYDEPLSKIPSHRALALLRGRGEDVLRVDVQPGKEPDLAHQACEGLVAHRFEVQNLGRPADAWLAEAVRFAWRIKLFTRIELDLMQRLRDAAEEEAIRVFARNLKDLLLAAPAGAKATMGLDPGLRTGVKVAVVDATGKVLDTATIYPHQPKNQWDQSIAVLAALSAKHGVKLVSIGNGTASRETDQLAADLMKRHPELGLTKIVVSEAGASVYSASELAAKEFPDLDVSLRGAVSIARRLQDPLAELVKIEPKAIGVGQYQHDVNQGHLARSLDAVVEDCVNAVGVDVNTASVSLLRYVSGLSQTIAQNIVEARDANGAFNSRDDLLKVPRLGPKTFEQAAGFLRITNGANPLDASAVHPEAYPVVHKIIAATGKDVREIIGNAALLKSVNAENYVDERFGLPTVTDILKELEKPGRDPRPEFKTATFKEDVQEISDLKPGMWLEGVVTNVANFGAFVDIGVHQDGLVHVSQLADKFVKDPHEVVKAGQVVKVKVLEVDAPRKRISLSMKSDAQVTESRPADKKANDPRAKPRNNPAPVPRSSLADAFAKARSK
- a CDS encoding shikimate dehydrogenase family protein, giving the protein MLGHPVAENPIDRMFDAVFARYGLHWQFWKCDVDSADKIAAAIAGVRALGFSGACITVPYKVVSIPHLDEVDDDVRAIGAANYMTVEDGRLVGHNNDGKGVVKAIKKVTPIQGKRVVMLGAGGAGRAMAVELAWAGASQLTLVTRREEQGVEVAQTVTKASGVPAEWLPWRGEVVVPPGTDILMNATHLGCAPALEPVPVAWDSVPAATTVVDVITNPRITPFLQAARSKGCPIVDGVEMLVQLAMQIFQAWTGIEPDETVFQRAVAQALGE
- a CDS encoding formylglycine-generating enzyme family protein, whose protein sequence is MPLNHRTRWSLMLLASLALAGCSGDEAPAKSGAKRPRPPEMVRLPAGSFQMGAASDEADSADDERPLHTVQLQAFYLGRFEVTVAEFAAFVADSGYRAGSSCWTYEGSPATVEERAGRDWQNPALPQSGNHPAVCVSWEDANAYIRWLNGKTGRHYRLPTEAEWEYAAKAGTAGARYWGNSESRACRYANVADHSTERQTDWHVDDPFHCDDGYIHTAAVGSYRPNAFGLYDMLGNVWEWTCSAYTARYDGTETTCGGQAGYRVYRGGSWGNEPDLVRAALRGREDPETRDNGIGFRLAHD